In one Alnus glutinosa chromosome 14, dhAlnGlut1.1, whole genome shotgun sequence genomic region, the following are encoded:
- the LOC133858118 gene encoding protein SLOW GREEN 1, chloroplastic, which translates to MPEPIYLQLPLLCCRLPHPTHKKFSDRISNLSKTPGFRNGRFCCILLTTYFSTILLGSRMGSTSITTSSLYSHAEIHSSNLLNRRLGKLLKPPPPFINSHKPLCHPTLPFQRTKLHVSSGHSHLLTRFCQSPSFSIPTSKLSHSDSSLSPQKFFSTFLSEKIIVFLIGSFIFMGCCKNRAAIALPAQTSSFSANMEDKRDTQKRENEEEKMFEEVLEKDPRNVEALKVVLYGKMRRGKTKEAVKYVERLIDEEPDEVEWRLLMALCYETMGQLSKAKRLFEKILEERPLLLRALHGLALVMHKNDEGPAVLEMLNKALDTARREKRVTEERNIKILIAQMHVVKGELDEALKKFQDLVNEDPRDFRPYLCQGIIYSLLEKKKEAAEQFETYHAFVPKEFPQRGFLDDVVLAAKTQSRERLQEEFNTEFLNK; encoded by the exons ATGCCGGAGCCCATTTACTTGCAGCTTCCCCTGCTCTGTTGCCGTCTCCCTCATCCCACACACAAAAAGTTCTCTGATCGAATATCAAACTTGAGCAAAACCCCAGGGTTTAGAAATGGGCGATTTTGCTGTATTCTTCTAACCACTTATTTTTCCACCATTCTACTTGGCTCAAGAATGGGTTCAACTTCAATCACTACTTCATCTCTCTACTCTCATGCAGAAATTCACAGCTCCAATTTGCTTAACCGCAGGCTTGGCAAGTTGCTCAAACCACCGCCACCATTCATCAATTCACACAAACCGCTCTGTCACCCAACACTCCCATTTCAACGAACCAAGCTTCACGTATCTTCAGGGCACTCTCACCTCCTCACACGGTTCTGTCAATCCCCCAGTTTTAGCATACCCACTTCAAAACTCTCACATTCGGATTCTTCTCTCTCACCCCAGAAGTTTTTTTCTACGTTTTTGTCAGAAAAGataattgtttttcttattgGGTCATTTATTTTTATGGGGTGCTGTAAAAATCGAGCAGCTATAGCATTACCTGCTCAAACAAGTAGTTTTAGTGCAAATATGGAGGATAAAAGAGATACCCAGAAAAGGGAAAATGAGGAAGAGAAGATGTTTGAGGAGGTTTTGGAGAAGGACCCAAGAAATGTTGAGGCTTTGAAGGTGGTTTTATATGGGAAAATGAGGAGAGGGAAGACTAAAGAGGCTGTGAAGTATGTGGAGAGGTTGATTGATGAGGAGCCGGACGAGGTCGAGTGGAGGCTTTTGATGGCGCTTTGTTATGAGACGATGGGGCAATTGAGTAAAGCTAAGAGATTGTTCGAGAAAATCTTGGAGGAGAGGCCTCTCTTGCTTAGAGCTCTACAT GGTTTGGCATTGGTGATGCACAAAAACGATGAAGGCCCAGCTGTCTTGGAGATGCTGAATAAGGCTCTGGATACTGCTCGGCGTGAAAAAAGAGTCACTGAGGAGAggaatataaaaattttaattgcaCAAATGCATGTTGTAAAG GGGGAATTGGATGAGGCCTTGAAGAAGTTTCAAGATCTGGTTAATGAGGATCCTCGAGATTTTCGGCCTTATCTGTGTCAG GGAATTATCTACAGTCTGCtggagaaaaagaaggaagctGCTGAACAGTTTGAAACATATCATGCTTTTGTACCTAAAGAGTTTCCTCAAAGGGGATTTCTGGATGATGTTGTGTTGGCAGCAAAAACCCAGTCTCGGGAACGGCTTCAGGAGGAGTTTAATACTGAATTCTTGAACAAGTAA
- the LOC133856608 gene encoding uncharacterized protein LOC133856608 produces the protein MALEAPPRLPKPIPAFPQTHRFAAFGTCLPPFHHRPLSPVPQLRRTCLRAPTILRSAVSEAKESAVTEGLPEPPVRIVALVGEGSLSPLNLAPWQEVILHTAKRLKWVDEGYEMLVFTDSVCQSDDDNAKTSLRRELSRTDILVIVAVTNEESVLWIESNCKSIQNIICFDSSHKLENKLGGSYVGIERKGKIFDKIVGLSRSNESVEVVRTVSEAWDRHNSDDIRFCLLVIINAYIRPVPILKNLRSKGLSTLNCMVKNCGPQILNCLLDPNCRKALQCLNQCSPVDQVCNYRCIASYESPNLEAFSLCVLQKNNCLELDAKIPEKPYVPPMVKFQGKDLCHEAAEDLFVGWLGSLNWSWRVVAGQNPAYDQFPCQYQLFYRGKAKGSFWYEPVFQVKTLEGGEMVWRRRKYRVKRAKMPGTFYFSVLDNGVVSNEFWTIVDVSDDLSWGLFHYSGAARAAGQSYTGAVLVSPDGAYPNDMERERLVLALEKCGIKDWELYAVDNCSCVDPPLGIPEGASLHSVIKVKDEKWASV, from the exons ATGGCTCTGGAAGCTCCACCTCGACTTCCGAAACCGATACCCGCCTTTCCACAAACCCACCGGTTCGCCGCCTTCGGAACCTGTTTACCTCCATTTCACCACCGCCCTCTGTCACCGGTTCCCCAGCTTCGGAGAACCTGTCTCCGAGCACCAACTATACTCCGGTCGGCGGTTTCTGAAGCGAAGGAGAGTGCGGTGACGGAGGGGCTACCGGAGCCGCCGGTGAGAATAGTGGCCTTGGTGGGCGAGGGAAGCCTCAGCCCTCTGAACCTCGCACCCTGGCAAGAAGTCATACTCCACACT GCAAAACGATTGAAATGGGTTGATGAAGGTTATGAAATGCTTGTATTTACTGATAGTGTTTGTCAATCTGATGATGATAATGCTAAAACGAGCCTGCGAAGGGAATTAAGTCGTACGgatattttggttattgttgCTGTAACAAATGAAGAATCAGTTTTGTGGATAGAGAGCAATTGTAAATCTATCCAAAATATAATCTGCTTTGATTCGTCCCACAAGTTAGAAAACAAACTAGGAGGGTCTTATGTTGGaattgaaagaaaagggaaaatattTGACAAAATAGTTGGGCTTTCGCGTTCGAATGAATCCGTGGAAGTAGTCCGGACTGTATCGGAGGCATGGGATCGGCATAATTCTGATGATATAAGGTTCTGTTTGCTGGTAATAATCAATGCTTATATAAGGCCGGTCCCAATCCTAAAGAATCTGAGATCAAAGGGATTGTCCACCCTGAACTGCATGGTCAAGAACTGTGGTCCTCAGATACTAAACTGCCTCTTAGATCCTAATTGTAGGAAAGCCCTTCAGTGCTTGAACCAGTGCAGTCCTGTGGACCAAGTGTGTAATTATCGGTGTATTGCCTCGTATGAGAGTCCAAATCTGGAAGCATTTTCTCTGTGTGTGTTGCAGAAGAACAATTGTCTTGAACTGGATGCAAAGATCCCCGAAAAGCCGTATGTGCCTCCCATGGTTAAGTTTCAAGGGAAGGACTTGTGTCATGAGGCTGCTGAAGATCTTTTTGTTGGCTGGTTGGGGAGTTTGAACTGGAGTTGGCGTGTCGTGGCTGGCCAGAACCCGGCTTATGACCAATTTCCATGCCAGTACCAGCTATTTTATAGGGGAAAGGCAAAAGGATCATTCTGGTACGAGCCGGTTTTTCAGGTGAAAACATTGGAGGGGGGGGAGATGGTTTGGAGGAGGAGAAAGTATCGGGTTAAGAGAGCGAAAATGCCCGGGACGTTCTACTTCAGTGTGTTGGATAATGGGGTTGTTTCAAATGAGTTTTGGACAATTGTGGATGTATCTGATGATCTTAGTTGGGGTTTGTTTCATTACAGTGGGGCTGCTCGTGCTGCCGGACAGTCGTATACAGGGGCGGTGCTTGTTAGTCCAGATGGGGCATACCCAAATGACatggagagggagagattaGTTTTGGCATTGGAGAAGTGTGGAATTAAAGACTGGGAGCTATATGCAGTGGATAATTGTTCATGTGTAGATCCTCCATTGGGAATTCCAGAAGGTGCAAGTTTACATTCTGTGATCAAAGTTAAAGATGAGAAATGGGCCTCTGTGTAG